The genomic interval TGTTTCTCTCCAATTAAAACTTTTGGCATAAAAGCCGGTTTTGCCATTCATGGAGGGAAGATGGCGGAGTACAAAGCGAAAATAGTGTGGCAGCGTCAGGCGAGCGAAGCGTTCTCTGATAATCAATACAGCCGAGGTCACATGTGGGAATTTGATGGGGGTGTGCAGGTACCGGCGTCGGCATCGCCACATGTGGTGCCACTGCCGCTTTCTGTGGCGGAAAATGTCGATCCTGAGGAGGCGTTTGTTGCTGCTCTTTCAAGCTGCCACATGTTGACGTTCCTTGGTATTGCCGCAAAACAGCGCTACGTGATTGACGAATACATCGACGACGCTGTGGGAATCATGGAAGAGAATGAGCAGGGCAGAATGTGGGTGGCCAAAGTGATTTTACGACCAATAATCCGCTTTTCCGGTGACAAGCAGCCTGATCGACAAGCTTTGGAAAAACTGCATCACTTAGCACACCAGCACTGCTTCATTGCGAACTCCGTGAAGAGTGAAGTGATTACCAAAATTTAGCAAAAGCTAATTAAAACAGAGCCTTACTTCGTGCGGTATCGTGTGATGTTTACCATTCTTGTTGAACTGCAAGATAGGCTCACGAATGTTAAGCTAATGTTAGTTAATAATGCCACTTTCGCTGAATTTCCCTTCTACCTTTAATTGGCTCCTCAGAGGTCCGATTAGTAGAAGGAAAATAACTTGAAACGGAAAATATTGTTCGCTGCTCTCTGGTGTATGAGTGCTGCTGCCCTCGCAGGGACCAGCACCTCATCCCTCAATCAAACGGGGTATACGCAAACGCGTTATCCTATCGTGTTAGTCCATGGTCTGTTTGGCTTTGATAAGTTGGCGGGCGTGGATTATTTCTATGGTATTCCTGAATCCTTAACCAAAGATGGTGCCAAGGTGTATGTCGCGCAAGTCTCTGCTACCAACAGCAGCGAAGTGCGTGGTGAGCAGCTCCTGTCACAAGTGGAAATGTTGTTGGCAGCCACTGGCGCAGCAAAGGTCAATTTGGTTGGTCACAGCCATGGTGGTCCGACGGCTCGCTATGTTGCTTCTGTTCGGCCTGATCTCGTGGCGTCAGTAACCAGTATAGGTGGAGTCAATAAGGGCTCTAAAGTGGCGGACTTAGTCCGAGGTCATGTTTCCGAAGGCTCGGTCACCGAAGCACTGGCAGTGAAGCTCGCGGAGGGGCTTAGCGGCCTGATTGGGCTACTATCTGGGGGCAGTGGCTTGGATCAAGATCCGCTCGCGTCGCTGGATGCACTGACAACACAAGGCTCATTGCGCTTTAACCAATTCTACCCAGAGGGAGTGCCTCAAACCGAGTGTGGCGAGGGTGAGAGGTTGGCTGGCAATGGCGTCTATTACTACTCGTGGACGGGTTCGAGCACCTACACCAATGTTTTGGATCCCGCCGATGCACCAATGGCTATTCTTGGTCTGGCGTTCGGTGGTGAAGCGAACGATGGCCTTGTTGGCGCGTGCAGTACCCATTTGGGTAAAGTGATTCGTGACGACTACAAAATGAATCACTTAGATGAGATCAATGGCCTGCTGGGTATTCATCATTTGTTTGAAACGGATCCCGTCACCCTTTATCGCCAGCACGCCAATCGTCTGAAACTACAAGGACTGTAGCCTTAGAGGTAACACTATGAAAAAGACCGCACTGACCATTATCATGATCGCCTTGGGGAGCCTCGGTGCGGTCTATTTTTTACCTTCGGAGCCTGTGGTGGAAAAAGACATACGTGCCACCTCTCAGCACGATACCTCGGTTGATAACACATCGCCCAAGGCCTTTTTGGACTACTCACTCTCCACGCTAGGTGAAAAACCTTTGCAGGCAATAACGCAAGATGTGGTTAGCGAAGAGAGGGCGTTAGGCGAATTGCAGTTGGATGAGCAGCTATTCGCACTTTACCTTCGCTACAAGCAAGCTCTTGCTGATTTAGATATTGAAATAACGGGGTCAGACATCACCTCATTAGAAACCTTGCATCAAGCGATACTCGATCTACAGCGAGAGTACTTTTCAGCGCAACAAATCGACCTGATTTTTGGCGAGGAGAACCAATTAAGGGCGCTTGCTCTGGAAAAAGCGCGCTTGAGTGAACAGGGCTATTCAGCAGAAGAGCAGAAACAGCTCTGGCGTGATCATTTGGCACTGCAACCGGAATACGTTCAAGAAAGTGAAGCCAACCGCCGATTGATGAGTGAATTAGCGCAAGGAGAAGATGCACAAACCACTTATCTCAAGCGAGTGGAACTCGTGGGCGAGGCTGGAGCACAGCGACTGGAAGTGTTGGACCAAAATCGCGCCGAGTTTGATCGCGTTTTTCAACATTACTTAGAGCAACGTAATACGATTCTTGATGACCTCGGCTTGAGCGATGAGCAAAAGCGCCAACAAATCACAATGTTGAGAGAAACCAGCTTCGACGCAAACCAATGGCGTAGAATTGAAGCACTTGAACGCATTGCAGATGGTGGATAATCGCTATCGTAGCAAAATAAAAAAGAGGCGATGAAATCGCCTCTTAGAAAGATCAGATTGCCAGCGGCATTTCATTGGAAGAATCCGGTTTACGATAGACCAAACGCAACCCTAACATCGCAAGGATGGACATTGCGAGCATGAGGCAGCCAAGAGGCAGTTGATCTTGGGCTGGGAACAAGGAGGCGATTAATGTCGCGATACCTGCACCTAGATTTTGCATGCCGCCCAAAATAGCGCCTCCGGTTCCCGCGTGATAAGGGAAAGGAGCCAGTGCGCCTGTGGTCGCCGCTGGAAACAAAATGCCTGCACCAAGGAAGTAAATCGTCGCACCACCGACCAACGTCAGTGCCGTTGTTTGACCAAACAGACCTGGAATCAGCACCACGGCTGCGCCGATCAGTATTGCGACCAAGCCAACGTTCAGAGCACGCTTTTGTGAGCGACGCTGAGCAATGTAGCTTGATAAGCCAGCACCAATCAGATAGCCCGGGATCGGCAATACAAATAGAATGCTGACGATAGTCGCAGGCAGCCCTAACACACCGCCTAATAGCACGCCCGCCGCTGCCTCAAAAACCGCCACACCGGCAAAGGTCGCAACTAGGCAAAGTAAATAACCTTGGAAACGTTTGTTGGATAAAACGTAGTGGTAGCTGCGCGTGACAGACTCGTGTTTACGTTTTTCTTTTGGCAACGTCTCCATCATGCTGGTCATCATGGTAATAATGACCGCAATAGCAAACAGTGCCAAAAACAAATAACTTGAACGCCAGCCAAAGGTTTCCGTCAGCACGCCGCCCAATACAGGAGCCATCAGCGGTGAAAAGATCACGCACATGCTGATCAAACTGTTGGCGCGATGTAATTCTGCGCCTTCAAAACAGTCACGAGTCAGGGTACGAGACATCGCACCACCACAACCGATACCCAAGCCTTGAACGAAGCTACCGACAAGGAACCAAGTGTACTCGTGCGCAAACAGTGACAGCATAGTGCCGGCAATGTAAATCAATAGACCGGCGATGATGATCGGTTTACGGCCAAGGCGATCCGACAGTGGACCATAGACAAATTGCGATAATCCGTAAGGGATCAAATAGCACGCCATGACAGCCTGCAGTGCAGCAGGCGATACCAAAAACTCACTGGCCATGTGTCCGATTGATGGCACGTACATGGTTTGAGTCATTTGACCCACAGCGGTCAAAATAGCGATCAAAAAGGTAAGCTTGGCTAATGGAAATGACGCGGACATCTGCGCAAATTCTCCGGCTAAATTAAAAACGAAAAAGACCATGACAGATCGGTAAAGACTGCCAAGTAATGAGTTTTATAGGGATTTACGGCGCGAGATATTAGTCGTTGATGGCATTGTGATCAATCTGAAAATGTGATCTTAAGCAAGATAAAAATCTATCTTTTTCATTAGAAAAACTAATGGTTATTTTTTACTTAACGATCCGTTCATTAATGATTCCTTGGTTTGAGATAACAAAGATAGGGGCTGAGGAGGAGGTAGAATAGCCTTAGGGTCGTTAGTGGAGAACATGAAAAGTAAGCATAAAAAAATCCGATAAACAGAGTTTATCGGATTTGGTGGTCTTGCTTCAAAGTCTTCGCTTAGAACTCTGATTCAAACTCTTTATTTGCTGCCCAAGCGTACATAAGTTCCAGTGCGATGGTTGCGCCAGCCAGTGCAGTCAAATCGCTTTGATCGTATGGAGGAGAGACTTCCACCACATCCATACCAACGATGTTAACGTCTTTTAGGCCACGGATGATTTTCAAAATCTTGTCCGAGTTCAAGCCGCCGCAGACAGGTGTACCGGTACCTGGTGCAAAAGCCGGATCGAGACAGTCGATATCAAATGTCACATACACCGGCTTATCTGCCACGATGCGGCGGATATCTGCAAGGATCTCTTCTACGCTCATGTCGTTGGCTTGCATCGCATTGATGACGTTAAAGCCGTGACCTTCTTGCTTGTACTCAGTACGGATACCGACTTGTACTGAATGCTTAGGAGAGATAAGCCCTTCTTTTGGCGCATGGTAGAACATGGTGCCGTGGTCATAACTGCTGCCGTTTGCGTACGTGTCGGTGTGTGCATCGAAGTGGATCAGTGCCATTTCACCGTAGTGTTTTGCGTAAGCGCGCAGAATAGGCAGCGTGATGAAGTGATCACCACCAAGGCCAAGCATTGTTTTGCCACTTTTTAGGATCGCAGAGGTAGCTGCTTCCATACGGTAAGTGAAGTCTTCTGCATCACCACAATCGAAGACAAGATCGCCACCGTCAATCACTTTCACCTTTTTGAAAAGGTTGAAATCCCACGGGAATTTCTTACCTTCCCATGCAAGATTCACCGATGCACGACGGATCGCATCTGGGCCCATACGCGCGCCAGGACGACCAGAGGTTGCCATGTCTAGCGGTGCGCCAAAAACGACGAGATCAGCGTCTGCTGCGACAGGATCTTTGACATACGGACGACGCACAAAACTCATCGAGTTTGAGTAGAGTGAATAATCAGTTTTAGTAAACAAATCATTCATTTAGAAATCCTCTAAATAGGTGTAACCAGACAGACCTTGTTCAAGCTCTGCTAGAATCTGTTGCTGTTCCTCTTGGTCAACGCGCTGCGATACCAAAGAGTGATAATTTTTGCGAATTTGGTCTACATCGATGTGTACGTAACGCATCATGTCTTCGACGGTGTCGCCTTCGTTGATGAAATCGATGTTGATCTCACCTTGGTCGCCCACGTTCACCACAACACTGTGGGTATCACCAAATAGGTTGTGCATGTCACCAAGAATTTCTTGGTATGCACCCACGAGGAAGAAGCCCATCAAGTATGGCTCATCTTCGTTCCATGCAGGCACTGGCAGTGTGCTTTCGATGCCTTGACCATCTACATAGGCGTCAATCGCGCCATCTGAGTCACAGGTGATGTCGAGCATTACTGCACGGCGATCAGCGGCGTTTTGTAAGCCAGACAGTGGCAGAACAGGGAAGACTTGATCAATGCCCCATGAATCTGGCAATGATTGGAACAGTGAGAAGTTGACAAAGAACTTATCCGCTAAACGCTCTGACAATTCATCAAGAATTGGGCGATGGAAGCGGTTCTTCGTGCTCATCAAACGGTTCAATTCATAGTAGATACGCAGCGATGTTTGTTCTGCCCACGCGCGATGCTCAAGGGTTAATACCCCGGTCGCAAACTGTGAGTGCACTTCCGCCAAGTCGCTTTGCGTATCGTTGTAAATTTCGATCAGTGCACGAGCATCGGTGCCATTGTGCAAGTTCAACCAGCTGCGCCACATGTTGTTCAGTAGAAGAGGGAAGTCTTCTTCTGGCTCTGTCACGGTTTCTGGTTTGTAAGTTTCAGTACCAATTACGTTCGAGATCAACACTGCGTGGTGTGCTGTCAGTGAACGACCAGACTCAGAAATGATCACTGGCATTGGTTGCTTGTAATCTTTACACACGTCACCCACGGTATTGACGATATTGCGTGCGTACTCCACCAAGCCGTAGTTCATCGAGTTGGAAGACTGGCTGCGAGTGCCATCATAGTCAATCGCTAAGCCGCCACCCACGTCGAAGTAAGTGATGTTGGCACCCAATGTACGCAGCTCACAGTAGAAACGTGCCGATTCATTTACACCATTACGCACATCGCGAATATTTGCCATTTGCGAACCTAGGTGGAAGTGAACGAGCTGCAAGGTATCGAGTTGGTTTTCTTTCTTCAAACGGCTGATCACATTCAGCACTTGTGATGCAGAGAGACCAAATTTCGATTTCTCGCCACCGCTGGCTTGCCATTTACCTGCACCTTGAGAAGCAAGGCGAATACGGATACCAAGGCGGGGTGTCACACCAAGACTTTTTGCTTCTCTTAACACAAGGTCTAGCTCGGACATTTTCTCAAGTACGATGAAGACTTTGTGACCAAGTTTTTCACCAATCAGTGCCAAACGGATGTACTCACGGTCTTTATAACCGTTACAAACGATAACAGAGCTTGCGTGCTGAGCCATGGCTAGAACGGCGAGAAGCTCAGGCTTACTGCCTGCCTCTAGGCCTAGCTGTTTGGTTTCCAGTTGTGCCTGGCTGGCAAGAATCTCGTCTACCACTTCACGCTGTTGGTTTACCTTGATTGGGTACACTAACAGGTATTTATTCGGGTATTGATATTCTTCAATTGCCTGGTTAAACGCGTCACAGATTGAATGCACACGTTGATGCAGGATTTGCGGAAATCGAACCAGCACAGGTACATTGAGCTGACGCTCTTCTAGCTGCTTAACGATTTTGCTTAGCTGAATCTGATGGGCATTATCACTACGTGGGGAAACGTACATTTCGCCTTGGTCGTCAATACCGTAAAAACCTTGACTCCAGTAGTGCACGTTGTAGTCGGCGCGAACGCGGTCTAATTTGGATGTTTGTTCCACATCTAATCTCACAGAGTATATCCGAAATACAGCAACGGATATTAAGAACAAAACATGAGTGGAAAGTCCCTCTCATGGCCTGGCACGCAACGCGTGTTGCGCGAATTAACGGACAATTTATCACTTGAGTCTAATGAATAAAATTGATTATTACGACAAGAGTTTATTATTGAGAGGTTGGTAAAAAGGCCAGCGAATTTTCATGGAGGAACAATGCATAAAGCGATCTTGTTTGATTGGGGAGATACTCTCATGATTGATGACAAAACTCAGCAAGGAAAGATGAGGTATTGGGATAAAATTCAATTGGTTAATGGTGCTTCTGAGACCTTAAGAAAACTGAGCTCTGTCTATCCACTTTACGTTGCAACCGGTGCTGGTGATTCAACAATTAAAGATATTCATGCAGCATTTGCACGTGCTGAAATCGATGTTTTCATTAAAGGCTATTTTAATCGGCAAAACATTCCGTTTCTCAAAGGCTCAAGTGACTTTTATCTCGCCATTTCCTCTGCGTTGGGGGTAAAGCCCCAAGAGCTTTGTATGATTGGAGACAGTCTAGAGAAGGACATCATTCCGGCCAAGCAGGCAGGGCTTTCCGCCATTTGGTTGAATCATCACCGGCATACACCGCCACCTCAGGTCGTGGCCATTACCCAGTTGCAGGCGCTTGAAAGTTTGTTGTTATAAAAGAGGGCTGCAACGAAAAGCGGTAGGTCAAATGAAAACAACCGAGTGAAGGCGCTTTCATGGCTGTTCACCCGATTGTTTGATTGTAAGACTAAATCAAGTTAGCTCAGCCACTGCTAAGCGGCCACCATTTGCATTGCCAAATCACGCCCGTTTCCTCTCACTTTATCAATTTTGTCGACAAAAGCGGCGGAGATACACAGCAGCCGTGAATCGGGATGATTGGCTAGGAAATGTGCTTTTTCACTGGGATCTTTAAAATCATCCCAACTTTTGTTTATTGCACGAGCGAAATGAATAATGGTCGCGAGCTTTGGTGATACATCGGCCTCTCTGGGTTCATGGAAATGTTCAATTGCATCCGCCATCTCTTCAGGAAACTTCCAACTTCGTGCCAATTTGGCTCCTAATGTTGGTGATGAGACATTCAGTAGCTCTTCTTGTACGGCAATGGCGTCTGCACCTTTATTAACGCGTTGGTTAATCTCCATGGCTTGTTCGGGCACTAATGTGTGGATCATCAACTCGCCAATGTTGTGCAAGACTCCAGTGGTAAAGGTTTCATTGACGTCCATTCCAGCTTCTGCCGCCAATTTGGACGAGATGACCGAAACCTCGAAGGTGTCGGTCCAGTATTTTTCCATATCCAAGGTTTTGACCCGTGGGAAAGCGCTGGAAAGTACCGAGGCGACCACTAGCGTTCTCACAGGGCCCGTGCCGACACGAATCAAAGCATCATTGATGGTGGCGATGGATTTCGTACCACCAAAGTGGGCGGAATTGGCCATACGTAGCAATCGGGCGCTGAGCACTTGATCCATTGATATCTTTTTCGCTAAAGCGCCAAAGTTAACCTCTTCTTGGTTAACCATCTCCAGTAATTCTTGCAGCAGACTTTGAATACGTGGTAATTCATTTAATCGAGTTATTAACGCAGCCTGACTCATGATCATTCTCCTCAATGCTCAGCATAATGAGCGTTAGCCATTTGAATATAGGTCAGGTCATTTGATATTTACAAAAAAGTAAATAATTCCAATGGTGGCCCTTGATGCCCGTATGGGGTTGGTAAATCAGAGCAGTGATTTTGCAGCGTTAAACGTGCCTAGATAAGCGCTTAAACCACTTGGAAGTGAAACAATGGATAATCAGTGAGGCAAGGATGAACATTGGAATTTATATTTATGATGACGCGGAAGTCCTCGATTTTGCAGGACCATTTGAAGTGTTTTCAACCGCCAACCGTTTTGGTCAAAACCATTGGCAAGTCGCATTGATTGGCGAAACAGACAAACAGGTAAAAGGGCGAGGTGGCTTCTATGTTCAGCCCCACTATTCCATCGACAATCACCCTCACTTAGATTTGCTTTTGGTTGTCGGGGGCGATCATCGTGATGAAGTCAAGAAACGCAATGTTATTAACTGGATCGGCAAAACGGCAATGCAGGCGAGTTCAGTCGCCTCCGTGTGTACCGGAAGCTTTCTACTGGCGGAAGCTGGCTTGCTTGATGGTTTGCAAGTCACGACGCATTGGGAAGACATCGAAGATTTAAAACAGCGTTATCCCAAGCTGGCGGTTTTGTCGCAACGGCGTTGGGTGGATAGCGGAAAATACACCACCAGTGGTGGAATTTCTGCTGGTATAGATATGAGCCTCTATTTGGTCGCCAAGTTGAAAGGCGAGGATTTGGCTCGTCAGACGGCCAAGCAAATGGAGTATCAGTGGAATCAATAATGAGGTCATCCGTGACAAGTGTGGAGCAAGGGCGTTTTCATTTGAGAATGCTGAGCGGTAGCGATGAGGCATCGCTGCTGGTATTTGAATACGAAAATCGCCATTGGTTTGAGCGTTTCATCACACCGCGAGACGCGTCGATGTTTTCTGAGCAGGGGATCCGAAAACACATCGATTACTGTTTATCAGAATACCAACACAAGCGAATGCTACCGATGATTGTTGAATCGGATGATGGCGCCATTGTGGGGCGTGTGAACTTTCACGACATCAAGTTTAACCGTGGCGTTGCGACGCTCGGTTATCGATTTTCTGAAGAGAGTGCAGGAAAAGGCATTGCCACACAAATGGTGACGAAATCGATGGTGGTATTGGAAAATCTAGGTTTTAGAAGCGTGCTTGCTGTGGTTGCCTCAGACAATTTTGCATCGCAAAGAGTGCTCGAAAAGTGTGGTTTTAGGCAAATGAACCTGATCGCAAATTATGTGACCTTGCACGGTCAATCGGTCGATTGTTTTCGATATTTGTATCAATTTAAGGTTAAAAAGTAGCCATGCTTAACAGAAATTAGAAAAAATACTCTAAATGATGAAATTAGAGGATGATGTTCTCTTTGTTATTGTTTTTAATGAATAAACGAGATAACTACTTAAAATGTGTGTGTTTAGTGATATTTGTTCCATAAATGCTAAAACACGTTTTTGAGCACATTATTTATAACTAAATCAACATAAATAGTTGCTAAAGATCTTGAACTGGTTACAAATGTAGCCCGGAAATACTAATAATAGGGAAAGAAGATATGCAAGATACCACTCCCGAGTATCTGTTGGCTGCTTTAAGACAGGCGATCAAAAGCAAGGGGCTGACATATCGAGAGTTGTCTGACAGGTTAGGAATACCTCTTTCTACGTTTAAAAGACACCTTTATAGCTCGAACATTTCGCTCGATAAGTTGCTGGAATATTGCCGTGAGACAGATACTTCGCTAGAAGAGTTGCAAAAACTGGCGGTTCAGTTACAAACCAACGATGAAAATTACTTCAGTCACACTCAAGACGAAGTGTTTTTCAATTTTCCGGAACTTTACGACTTTTACCGAGAAATTCGTCATTTGCGTGATAAAGATGGATTTCGTTGGATGAAAGAAAAACATGGGCTTGATGAATCAACCACTTACTCCTATTTCCGTGCTTTGGAAATGTTAGGTTTGATCAAGTTAAGTGAAGATCACAAGTTCAGTTTGATCGGTCCAATGTACTATCGTTTTGCGGACAACTCTAAGCTCAACAAGAAGTACACACAAACACTGAAAGATCAGACCACCGCGTACAAAGATTGCGTCAAAATTGGTTTTTCACGTATGAATTTGACCGATGACCAACTTAAAGCGATTGGTAAAGTGATTGCCAAAGAAGTGCTTAAGTATCATAGCGAAAATATGGCGGAAGGTAATTTTGAAGTGTCTGATTTCAAAAACGTGCTCTTGATTGCGAGCCCGCATGAACCGTTGATGTTCTCTGATGGCATTGGAAAACTGCCAAATGATTTCTTAAACCAAATCAAAGATGCAATTGACAAATCAGGGGATAAGCCGAGTCTTGCTCTCTAGAGTGGGATAAACGAAATCTTTGGCTATCTTGAATGAAAACTAAAAAAAGAGCCGTCACATGAAGTGTGGCGGCTCTTTGTTTTACTGACGTTGTTTATCTAGTTAACGCATTACTGGCAGTTGCTCGATTGCTCGACGATAGCGACGGTAGTCACCAGAATTCCATAGCCAAATACTTTCAGTCGGAATTGCATAGTATTGCGCGTATTCAGGTTTGCTCTCAATTTGCTTCGCAATGTTTATTGCTTGCTCTTCAGAATAAGCTAACAGTTGTTTTAAATAATCAGGATTGCTTTCTTTGTTTTCTTCAATCGCTTGCCAAGCCAACAGAAGATCATCTTTGCTATGACAAGCCTTTTCTGCGTCGTTTTTAGCAGGGTAGTAGCACTTGTTGGTCTTATCGAAGGCAAATTTCGCAGGCGTTAGCACTGTCCCACGGAACAAACTGTCGAAGTAAGCCGCAGACTGCAAAAGATTCACGGTGTCTGTATCACGAAGTAGATACAAAGTTGCGTCTTTTTGTGTGCGTATCCCTAAGCGAGAAAAGTTGAGATTTTGCTTAACGGCGTATGGCGCGTTGTTTAGTAACTCACGTTGTTCCTCTCGGCCATCAATCAACATCGCTTTGAGAGCCATATTTTTTGCCAAACCGTTACGACGCGTGATCATGTATTTGCGTGCTTTCCAAGTAAATTCATAACCGCCGTCTAAATCGACAGATAAGCTTGGTCTTGTCAAAGTAATATCGTCGATCAAATGTTGCGAGCTATCAGAAAGCCCATACTCTTCAGCTTGGCCAAATGCAACTAGGTTGGTGACAAGGGCATTAAAGAACGGCGTCACTGTTGTTTGTGACAACTGGTAGTAGCTCTTTAAGCCAAGAAGATAAGCCGGTACTTCTATCGCGCTACGTAGATCAGGTAAGTAGCGTGTTTTTGTCTCTACACTTTCACCGTTCTCATCGACAAATACTGGGCCTCGGAAGCTTGTCGCCCCATAGCCTAGATAGCCCAAGTATTCTTTCATTTTGACGGGGGTGCCTTTAGTGCCACTGCGAACATCGGAAACATCCATTAAAGCCATATTGGATCTGTCGCGTGCATTGGTCCAATCATCTCGTTGGACCAACATTTGCGCTGCAAGTAGTTTATCAGTCCAAATCCCCATTAAATCAATGGCGGAGGATGAGGATTGATGCGGGTTATTGGCTTTCATATCGGCATACGGGCGGCCATCACGCGTCTCGGCGAGCACTTTGATCGGCTGTGACCCTTTTGCTAACTCAGCGACCAAATCTGCGTCGAAACATGACTCAGGTAG from Vibrio vulnificus NBRC 15645 = ATCC 27562 carries:
- a CDS encoding helix-turn-helix domain-containing protein, coding for MQDTTPEYLLAALRQAIKSKGLTYRELSDRLGIPLSTFKRHLYSSNISLDKLLEYCRETDTSLEELQKLAVQLQTNDENYFSHTQDEVFFNFPELYDFYREIRHLRDKDGFRWMKEKHGLDESTTYSYFRALEMLGLIKLSEDHKFSLIGPMYYRFADNSKLNKKYTQTLKDQTTAYKDCVKIGFSRMNLTDDQLKAIGKVIAKEVLKYHSENMAEGNFEVSDFKNVLLIASPHEPLMFSDGIGKLPNDFLNQIKDAIDKSGDKPSLAL